From the Oxalobacter vibrioformis genome, the window AAGGCAATCGCCAGAACATATAGCCAATCAGACCGACACCAACAAGAAATACCAGCAGATAACGCTTCGGTTTGGATATCACGTGCGAAACCCCGCCCTGGTAGCGGTTCGAGACCTTGTCAAACCAGATATTGAACCGCCCGAAGAAGCCGGTGGTCTTGTGTTTCATGACGTCGGGCAGCATGGTGGCACACAAAGCAGGCGTCAGAATCATGGCGACCAGAACGGAAAGCGTCATGGCGGTCACAATCGTAATGGAGAACTGACGGTAAATAACGCCGGTTGATCCTGCCATAAAAGCCATCGGCACGAATACGGCGGCAATCACCATTGCCACACCGACCAGCGCACCGGTGATCTGCCCCATGGATTTCTTGGCGGCCTCTTTCGGACCAATATGTTCCTCATGCATGATCCGTTCCACGTTTTCCACCACCACAATGGCATCATCGACCAACAGGCCAATTGCGAGCACCATACCGAACATGGTCAGGGAATTGATGGAAAAGCCAGCGATCGCCAATACGCCAAACGTTCCCAAAAGCACAACCGGAATGGCAATCGTAGGAATCAGGGTTGCCCGGAAGTTCTGCAGGAACAGATACATCACCAGGAAAACCAGGATAATTGCCTCGCCAAGCGTGTGGAAAACGCCTTCAATGGAAAGCTTGACGAATGGGGTCGTATCGTAGGGATAAACATTTTTGACGCCAGGCGGATAGAACTTGGCCAGCCCGTCCAGTTCTTTTTTGATGAGGGCCGATGTATCCAGTGCGTTGGCGCCTGATGCCAGCTTGATGGCAAGACCGGAGGAAGGGCTGCCGTTATAGTAAGCCTCCGAGGTGAACATTTCATTGTTCAGTTCAATTCGGGCGATATCTTTCAGAAACAGGGAAGAACCATCGGGATTTGTCCTGAGGAAGATGTTTTCAAACTGCTCGACCCTTTCAAAGCGTTCTGACGCAATAATGGTTACATTGATTTCCTGCCCCGGAAGCTGGGGCGCCGCACCCACCTGGCCCCCCGTCACCTGTGCATTCTGTTCCTTTATAACGGCAATGATGTCGGATGGATTCAGTCTGTACTGCTCCATCTTCAGCGGATCCAGCCATATCCGCATGGCATATTGCGCACCAAAAATCTGCGTATCACCCACACCACTCAAGCGGCCAATAGGATCCTGGATATTGCTGGCAATATAGTCACTCAGATCGGCGCCATCCATACTGCCGTCTTCAGAAATCAGACTGACAACCATCAGGAAGTTTTTGACTGACTTCGTCACGGAAAGCCCCTGGCGCTGCACCTCTTCCGGCAAAAGTGGCGTTGCGAGCTGAAGCTTGTTTTGTACCTGAACCTGTGCGATGTCCACATCAACACCAGATTCAAACACCAGATTGATCGTAGCCTGCCCTGAAGAATCACTGCTCGAATACATGTAGATCATGTGATCGATACCCTTCATCTGCTGTTCGATGACCTGGGTTACCGTACTTTCAAGCGTTTTGGCTGAAGCGCCCGGATAGACTGCGGAAATGGCTACCTCAGGTGAGGCAATAGCAGGATACTGCGCAATAGGCAGGGTGGAGATAGAAAGTGCCCCTCCCAGCATGATCAGAATCGCGATGACCCATGCAAAAATGGGGCGATCAATAAAGAAATTTGCCATGGATTATTCCGCCTTTTCTTTCGCTTCGCCCTGATCCGGAGCCGGCGGGCTGGCCTCGGCCACAGCTTCCTCCTGTGTTGTTTCAGTTGTCTGTGTTGTTTCAGTTGTCTGTGCTGGTACTGCTGTGGTTGCTTCAACTACCGTTTCGGGTTTGACTTCTTCACCTGTCACAACCTGGCCCGGCTGTACTTTCTGCAAGCCATCGACCATGACACGATCTCCCGGTTTCAGACCATCTGTCACCAGCCAGTTGTTTTTGTAGTCGCGATCCAGCGTGACATAG encodes:
- a CDS encoding efflux RND transporter permease subunit, with translation MANFFIDRPIFAWVIAILIMLGGALSISTLPIAQYPAIASPEVAISAVYPGASAKTLESTVTQVIEQQMKGIDHMIYMYSSSDSSGQATINLVFESGVDVDIAQVQVQNKLQLATPLLPEEVQRQGLSVTKSVKNFLMVVSLISEDGSMDGADLSDYIASNIQDPIGRLSGVGDTQIFGAQYAMRIWLDPLKMEQYRLNPSDIIAVIKEQNAQVTGGQVGAAPQLPGQEINVTIIASERFERVEQFENIFLRTNPDGSSLFLKDIARIELNNEMFTSEAYYNGSPSSGLAIKLASGANALDTSALIKKELDGLAKFYPPGVKNVYPYDTTPFVKLSIEGVFHTLGEAIILVFLVMYLFLQNFRATLIPTIAIPVVLLGTFGVLAIAGFSINSLTMFGMVLAIGLLVDDAIVVVENVERIMHEEHIGPKEAAKKSMGQITGALVGVAMVIAAVFVPMAFMAGSTGVIYRQFSITIVTAMTLSVLVAMILTPALCATMLPDVMKHKTTGFFGRFNIWFDKVSNRYQGGVSHVISKPKRYLLVFLVGVGLIGYMFWRLPSGFLPDEDQGMLFIQVTLPTGATFERTREVLKQVDNHFREDEKESVSSVLTVAGFSYGGSGQNAGLAFVSLKDWKERKGKEHRVPAIVERATKKFSGIKEASVFAFAPPAVVELGNATGFDFELIDRANQGHEALMNARNILLAKANQHPDLQAVRPNGLEDVDQYVLDIDLAKAGAQSLLKGEINTAIAAYWGSAYVNDFMDRGRTKKVYIQADTPYRMQAEDFNRYHIRNAKGDMVPFSSFISMDMKKGSPRLERYNGLPSIEILGVPRGNKSTGQAMDAMEKLAAELPPGFDFSWTGLSYQEKMAGAQAPMLYAISLVIVFLCLAALYESWSIPFSVLLVVPTGIIGALAGVMLRGMSNDVYFQIGILTVIGLSAKNSILIVEFAQEMHEKGEDIFHAMVHAARLRLRPIIMTSMAFILGVIPLMISSGAGSGGQNAIGTTVVFGVFAATLLGIFFTPISYIVVNGFFKSREKAAPAAATAPPVTAAEETDENGTEKNSGESGRNDPNS